The following are encoded together in the Cyanobacterium aponinum PCC 10605 genome:
- a CDS encoding TspO/MBR family protein, with protein MTNNWFSGTVNTVMGVKKESQNNNQENIPLNGKKIVSYLAGTLAQIGLMILTLWLANKGFESLIKYNLNEKINISIVCLFLTFFTIRSRFFSPLDNTRSRRQYDQVIRPKWAPPPFVFPIVWMSIGVLRIVSSYLVWQKLDQNFLAIPLIVFAIHLALGDTWNTIFTVEGRYALAVPVVILGPLLSSIILAVLYGQIIPLAGWLIFPSCVWLVVASALVTRIWQLNRG; from the coding sequence ATGACTAATAACTGGTTCTCAGGCACTGTAAACACCGTCATGGGTGTAAAAAAAGAAAGCCAAAATAATAATCAAGAAAACATCCCTTTAAACGGAAAAAAAATTGTTAGCTATCTTGCTGGAACACTGGCTCAAATTGGCTTAATGATCTTGACTCTATGGCTAGCAAATAAAGGTTTTGAGAGTTTAATTAAATACAATTTGAATGAAAAAATTAATATATCAATAGTATGTCTTTTTCTCACCTTTTTTACTATTCGTTCCCGATTTTTCTCCCCTCTTGATAATACTCGATCGCGCCGTCAATATGATCAAGTTATTCGTCCAAAATGGGCGCCTCCTCCATTCGTATTTCCCATAGTGTGGATGAGTATTGGGGTATTAAGAATCGTCTCATCTTATCTGGTGTGGCAAAAATTAGACCAAAATTTTCTTGCTATTCCCTTAATTGTCTTTGCTATTCATTTAGCCTTGGGAGATACATGGAATACTATTTTCACCGTTGAAGGTAGATACGCCTTAGCTGTACCTGTTGTAATATTAGGCCCATTACTATCATCTATTATTCTTGCGGTGCTTTATGGGCAAATAATACCTTTAGCAGGGTGGCTAATATTTCCTTCTTGCGTTTGGTTAGTTGTTGCCTCCGCCTTAGTAACCCGTATCTGGCAGTTAAATAGGGGTTAG
- the gmhA gene encoding D-sedoheptulose 7-phosphate isomerase, translated as MNFWVEERLQCLQQAFNSEYCQAVEQVSHLLANRFQAGHTLLICGNGGSAADAQHIAAEFVGRFQIDRPGLPAIALGTNPATLTAWGNDHEFETIFARQVQSFGKAGDLLWVLSTSGRSRNILHALKVAKEKGLITIGMAGNNGGMISSLIDYPLFVAEKNTPYVQEIHLITYHRICQQVEAMLFAENIVEKKIAV; from the coding sequence TTGAATTTTTGGGTAGAAGAAAGATTACAATGTTTACAACAGGCTTTTAATTCTGAATATTGTCAAGCAGTTGAGCAAGTCAGTCATTTATTAGCTAATCGTTTTCAAGCAGGACATACTCTGTTAATTTGTGGTAATGGCGGTTCTGCCGCAGACGCTCAACATATTGCCGCCGAATTTGTCGGAAGATTTCAAATAGATCGACCCGGATTACCTGCGATCGCATTAGGCACAAACCCCGCAACTCTTACAGCATGGGGCAATGATCACGAATTTGAAACTATTTTCGCCCGTCAAGTACAATCCTTTGGCAAAGCAGGGGATTTATTATGGGTATTGTCCACATCGGGGCGATCGCGCAATATTCTTCATGCTTTGAAAGTAGCCAAAGAAAAAGGTTTAATTACCATTGGTATGGCAGGAAATAATGGCGGAATGATTAGTAGTTTAATTGACTATCCCCTTTTTGTGGCAGAAAAAAATACTCCTTATGTTCAAGAAATACATCTAATTACATACCATCGTATTTGCCAACAAGTTGAAGCCATGTTGTTTGCAGAAAACATCGTCGAAAAGAAAATAGCAGTGTAG
- a CDS encoding squalene/phytoene synthase family protein, which yields MNLKKSALKTLKETSRTFYIPISRLPDSLQDAVTSAYLCMRAIDEIEDHPHIENNIKREILTQISASLQSISNDTAVEDITAYIEPYKHLLPEVSYRFAEWATLAPVSIAGRIWEATAAMSDRMAYWADKNWVIKTKADLDQYTFSVAGSVGLLLSDLWAWYDNTKTNREEAIAFGRGLQAVNILRNHQEDKLRGVSFFPEGWQLEDMHQYARYNLTLADSYTKSLPKGPALQFCQIPLTLAHATLDVLILGKPKLTRNDVMALVAQVCG from the coding sequence ATGAATTTGAAAAAGTCTGCGTTGAAAACCTTAAAGGAAACCAGTCGCACGTTTTATATCCCCATTAGTCGTTTACCTGATAGTTTGCAAGATGCAGTGACTTCTGCTTATTTATGTATGAGGGCGATTGATGAGATTGAAGATCATCCCCATATTGAGAATAATATAAAGAGGGAAATTCTTACTCAAATTAGTGCTAGTTTGCAGTCTATTAGTAATGATACTGCGGTAGAAGATATTACTGCTTATATTGAACCTTACAAACATTTATTGCCTGAAGTTAGTTATCGTTTTGCTGAATGGGCAACTCTTGCTCCTGTCTCTATTGCAGGTCGAATTTGGGAGGCAACGGCGGCAATGAGCGATCGCATGGCTTATTGGGCTGACAAAAATTGGGTTATAAAAACTAAGGCGGATTTAGATCAATATACTTTCAGTGTGGCGGGTTCTGTGGGTTTACTACTTTCTGATTTATGGGCATGGTACGACAACACAAAGACAAATAGAGAAGAAGCGATAGCATTTGGGAGAGGTTTACAGGCAGTCAATATTTTACGTAATCATCAAGAAGACAAATTAAGGGGCGTAAGTTTTTTCCCCGAAGGATGGCAGTTAGAAGATATGCACCAATATGCCCGTTATAACCTTACCTTAGCAGATTCTTACACTAAATCTTTACCTAAAGGTCCTGCTTTACAATTTTGTCAAATTCCCTTAACTTTAGCTCATGCAACCCTAGATGTTTTAATTTTAGGCAAACCAAAACTTACTCGTAATGATGTTATGGCTTTAGTGGCACAGGTGTGCGGTTAA
- a CDS encoding response regulator, whose protein sequence is MTRKTVTSPNVKEIVAIPYKALQGLLAKKVSGKLMIQDPNDESVRWLIYLGEGKIHYAHSINGKRERIRYLLSRCYPDHGFYIPQELEDDYGFICQHWRDGDLDMQKIRTILSYMTQEAIALCLALPRATISFEKIVGLDPLILNLSLKSLIEPVKSKVRGWVTLRECISSPFVRPRVNNWDILKTHFGNRMSEYQEVEQLKPYLDDRRTLYDIAAYSRHSVLDLALLLHPLIKSDIITISPFQEPTETEDKPLIACIDDSQAIQRIVKMTLIAGGFDVVSITEPAKAMSSFVRQKPDLILMDINMPDIDGYKLAYMLRQSALLKDIPILMLTGRDGVLDRVKAKMVGAVGYISKPFNPQELVQSIQDNIQKAV, encoded by the coding sequence ATGACCAGAAAGACTGTTACTTCTCCTAATGTTAAGGAAATAGTTGCCATTCCCTATAAAGCCTTACAGGGATTATTAGCAAAAAAAGTTTCGGGTAAATTAATGATTCAAGATCCCAATGATGAATCGGTAAGGTGGCTGATTTATCTAGGTGAGGGAAAGATTCACTATGCCCATAGTATTAATGGTAAAAGAGAAAGAATTAGATATCTTTTATCTCGGTGTTATCCTGATCATGGTTTTTACATACCTCAAGAATTGGAAGATGATTATGGTTTTATTTGTCAGCATTGGCGTGATGGTGATTTGGATATGCAGAAGATTCGCACCATCCTTAGTTATATGACTCAAGAAGCGATCGCACTTTGTTTAGCTTTACCTCGTGCTACGATTTCCTTTGAAAAAATTGTTGGTTTAGACCCTTTAATTCTCAACCTTAGTTTAAAATCTCTGATTGAACCTGTAAAATCGAAAGTAAGGGGATGGGTTACTCTCAGAGAATGTATTTCTTCTCCTTTTGTTCGTCCTCGAGTGAATAATTGGGATATTTTAAAAACCCATTTTGGTAATAGAATGTCCGAATATCAAGAAGTTGAACAATTAAAACCCTACTTAGATGATCGTCGTACCTTGTATGATATTGCCGCTTATTCCCGTCATTCTGTTTTAGATTTAGCCTTACTATTACATCCCCTAATCAAATCAGATATTATCACCATCAGTCCTTTTCAAGAACCCACTGAGACTGAAGACAAACCCCTTATTGCTTGTATTGATGACAGTCAAGCTATTCAGAGGATAGTCAAAATGACTTTAATTGCAGGAGGATTTGATGTGGTAAGCATTACCGAACCTGCTAAAGCTATGAGTAGCTTTGTCCGACAAAAACCGGATCTAATTCTTATGGACATCAATATGCCTGATATTGACGGCTATAAATTAGCCTATATGCTACGTCAATCAGCTTTACTCAAAGATATTCCTATCTTGATGTTAACAGGTAGAGATGGAGTTTTAGATAGGGTTAAAGCAAAAATGGTTGGTGCTGTAGGATACATTTCTAAGCCTTTTAATCCCCAAGAATTAGTACAATCAATACAAGATAACATTCAAAAAGCTGTTTAA
- a CDS encoding response regulator: protein MKKILVVDDSKSQQRLVNGLLQTLDVEVELADNGESALKWLTNNGQPDLILMDIVMPDMSGLDVCRHIRKEMNYKTVPIIFVTTKDEDFDKFWALRQGGTAYITKPYSPTDLLNTVKNYL from the coding sequence ATGAAAAAAATTTTAGTAGTCGATGATTCTAAATCCCAACAACGCCTAGTTAATGGTTTATTACAAACTTTGGACGTGGAAGTAGAGTTAGCCGACAATGGAGAATCCGCTTTGAAATGGTTAACCAATAATGGACAACCAGATTTAATTTTGATGGATATTGTTATGCCGGATATGAGCGGTTTAGATGTTTGTCGTCATATTCGTAAGGAAATGAATTATAAAACCGTTCCCATTATTTTCGTAACTACCAAAGACGAAGATTTTGATAAATTTTGGGCACTAAGACAAGGAGGTACTGCTTATATTACAAAGCCCTATAGTCCCACTGATTTGTTGAATACTGTCAAGAATTATCTTTGA
- a CDS encoding chemotaxis protein CheW gives MDYFIVELTNQKKIAIPLEQIQEVITVNYADICPIPGVKNSLLGLISQRGILLWLLDLSLLLQNIPSFSNRLSSSTILVTKLGRNNVGLIVKKLGEIKDFLQDKITQDNLGQSLPIPLLSEYVDSFIQDETELLPILNMNNIQIYLNSN, from the coding sequence ATGGATTATTTTATTGTCGAATTGACCAATCAAAAAAAAATCGCTATTCCCTTAGAACAAATACAGGAGGTTATAACGGTTAATTATGCTGATATTTGTCCCATTCCGGGGGTGAAAAATAGTCTTTTGGGGTTAATTAGTCAAAGGGGTATTTTACTGTGGTTATTAGATTTATCTTTACTATTGCAAAATATTCCTTCTTTTTCTAATCGTCTTAGTTCTAGTACTATTTTAGTTACTAAATTAGGTAGAAATAATGTGGGTTTGATCGTCAAGAAATTAGGAGAAATTAAAGACTTTTTGCAGGATAAAATTACTCAAGATAATTTAGGGCAAAGTTTACCTATTCCTCTTTTAAGTGAATATGTGGACAGTTTTATTCAGGATGAGACAGAGTTATTACCAATTTTAAATATGAATAATATTCAAATTTACTTAAATAGTAATTAG
- a CDS encoding methyl-accepting chemotaxis protein, with protein sequence MANLQEQKTKTKEFSDNIINLQKKVQENPQDLIAKLNLATAFQQEKYYNEAVAVYEQIIEQDNEEVFAESAKVAIAEIQKEQLTKEDIVLDKDKKEKKVKKKKVNLWQRLVNLPIAYKQFIALFISSSISVFGVVLAGRLITVVLGRSQLENQSIAELAVSVINYNSRISEMESGFRGQSDNIAIIEAARNYQQNGQVPSNLRDTVRQILRNETNARQIEYATLIGLDKRIIVNANDDRGGEIFDPKNLVSEVVQFPRRMQTNAIIPWAEIEKEKPPLPNSISDQDVLVNFSFTPVTDPQSQQVIAILMAGEIVNGKTLFLKRTLDAVGGGYGAIYMFNNGRFELVTSGLQEAGSDEFQNNIPLPDLNLIQTAETGVGGNIFDRLLIENQWFTVAVKALPNFRGEEIAFVVRGTPEVQLQRLLSQSLTYQILAGVASLIVAIILAIIFGRALTKPIQRLQKSAQRIGKGDRNVRAEITSEDEVGQLAKTFNEMAERIEDYTEAIEDIAQQREKEAQFQKQQRENLQKNVINLLLDIEEASKGNLTVQAEVVSGEVGSIADAFNSTLNNLQRLVQQVVTSANQVHETALANGQSVSHLAQNSSKQDMSIQAIGASIAEIAQESEKISESTQNAASISRESRLTAQEGEKIIDETVNSIYQIRQTVADTAKKAKRLADSSQEISKIVSIISSISEKTNLLAFNASIEAARAGENGQGFRVVADEVRRLAEQVTFSTQEIEQLVVTIQEETSEMMRMMEESTTQVVTGTKLVKDTKETLQKLAQISNDIDNLLESIANSITEQKNTSQKVNEKMREVATVTTETAQEANQVSESLQELVKVAMEMQQSASRFQVN encoded by the coding sequence ATGGCAAATTTACAGGAACAAAAAACCAAAACCAAAGAATTTTCTGATAATATTATTAATCTTCAAAAAAAGGTTCAGGAAAATCCTCAAGATTTAATCGCAAAACTGAATCTTGCCACTGCGTTTCAACAAGAAAAATATTACAATGAAGCAGTAGCAGTATATGAACAAATTATTGAACAAGACAACGAGGAAGTATTTGCCGAAAGTGCTAAGGTTGCGATCGCAGAGATTCAAAAAGAACAATTAACAAAAGAAGATATTGTTTTAGATAAGGACAAAAAAGAGAAAAAAGTTAAGAAAAAGAAAGTTAATTTATGGCAAAGATTAGTTAATTTACCCATTGCTTATAAACAATTTATTGCTCTATTTATTTCTAGTTCTATTTCCGTTTTTGGGGTGGTGTTAGCCGGGCGATTAATTACCGTAGTTTTAGGGCGAAGTCAGCTAGAAAACCAGTCCATAGCGGAGTTAGCCGTGTCAGTGATTAATTATAATTCTCGCATTAGTGAGATGGAGTCAGGATTTAGGGGACAAAGTGATAATATTGCTATTATTGAAGCCGCTAGAAATTATCAACAAAATGGACAAGTTCCTAGTAATTTAAGAGATACTGTTAGGCAAATTTTACGCAACGAAACTAATGCCAGACAAATTGAATATGCTACCTTAATTGGCTTAGATAAACGAATTATTGTCAACGCTAATGATGATCGTGGAGGAGAAATTTTTGACCCCAAAAATCTTGTTTCTGAAGTAGTACAATTTCCAAGAAGAATGCAAACTAATGCGATTATTCCTTGGGCAGAAATTGAAAAAGAAAAACCCCCTTTACCTAATAGTATTTCTGATCAAGATGTCTTAGTTAACTTTAGCTTTACTCCTGTTACTGATCCTCAATCTCAGCAAGTTATTGCTATCTTAATGGCGGGGGAAATTGTCAATGGTAAAACCCTCTTTTTAAAACGAACTTTAGACGCAGTTGGGGGGGGATATGGGGCAATCTATATGTTTAATAACGGAAGATTTGAGTTAGTCACATCTGGTTTACAAGAAGCAGGAAGCGATGAGTTTCAAAATAACATTCCTTTACCCGATTTAAACTTAATTCAAACCGCCGAAACAGGGGTAGGAGGCAATATTTTCGATCGCCTCTTGATTGAAAATCAATGGTTTACCGTGGCGGTGAAAGCCTTACCCAACTTCAGAGGGGAAGAGATTGCTTTTGTGGTGCGAGGTACTCCTGAAGTACAGTTACAAAGGTTACTCAGTCAAAGTTTAACCTATCAAATTTTAGCTGGAGTTGCTTCCTTAATCGTGGCAATTATTTTAGCGATTATCTTTGGACGTGCTTTAACTAAACCCATTCAAAGATTACAAAAATCTGCCCAAAGAATCGGAAAAGGCGATCGCAATGTCAGAGCAGAAATTACCTCCGAGGATGAAGTGGGACAATTAGCAAAAACCTTTAACGAAATGGCAGAAAGAATTGAAGACTATACAGAAGCCATTGAAGACATTGCCCAACAACGGGAAAAAGAAGCCCAATTCCAGAAACAACAACGGGAAAACCTCCAGAAAAACGTAATTAACCTCCTCCTCGACATCGAAGAAGCCAGTAAGGGTAATTTAACGGTACAAGCGGAAGTAGTATCAGGGGAAGTAGGCTCTATTGCTGATGCGTTTAACTCCACCTTAAATAATCTTCAGCGATTGGTACAACAAGTTGTCACCTCTGCTAATCAAGTTCATGAAACAGCTTTAGCCAATGGGCAGTCAGTCAGTCATTTAGCCCAAAACTCCAGTAAACAAGATATGTCCATTCAAGCCATTGGGGCTTCTATTGCGGAAATTGCGCAAGAAAGTGAGAAAATTAGCGAATCAACCCAAAACGCCGCTTCTATCTCCAGAGAATCTCGTCTCACTGCCCAAGAAGGGGAAAAAATCATCGATGAAACTGTAAACAGTATTTATCAAATTCGTCAAACCGTAGCCGACACCGCTAAAAAAGCCAAACGTTTAGCCGACTCATCCCAAGAAATTTCTAAAATTGTGAGTATCATTTCTAGTATTTCTGAAAAAACCAACCTTCTCGCTTTTAACGCATCCATTGAGGCCGCAAGGGCGGGAGAAAACGGACAGGGCTTCCGAGTGGTAGCAGATGAGGTACGCAGACTAGCGGAACAGGTGACATTTTCAACCCAAGAAATTGAGCAATTAGTAGTAACGATTCAAGAGGAAACTAGCGAAATGATGAGGATGATGGAAGAAAGCACCACTCAGGTGGTTACAGGGACGAAATTAGTCAAAGACACCAAAGAAACTCTGCAAAAATTAGCTCAAATCAGTAATGATATTGACAACCTATTAGAATCCATCGCCAATAGTATTACAGAGCAGAAAAACACCTCTCAGAAGGTAAACGAGAAAATGCGAGAAGTAGCAACGGTGACAACAGAAACCGCTCAAGAAGCCAATCAAGTATCAGAATCTTTACAAGAGTTGGTAAAAGTAGCGATGGAAATGCAACAGTCTGCATCTCGTTTCCAAGTCAACTAA